CCTATCCAGCACAAGGGGGTGGCCTCCTAGAATGACATCATTGAATCCCCACCGCGGAGTAGTCAAAGCTGAGGGATATCCCGGCTCCCCTTTGGATGTGACAAAGGCAAGGAAGGCTCCTCTGCTTGAGGCATCTCCTGCAGCCCATGACTTACGGGGCCCTGTATTGGGAGCATGACGATATGCACGAAGAGGACCGGTATCGATGAAAGCATGGGAAAGTGTCGCAGCGATACCAGCTTCATCCTGCCCTAATAGATAGGCAGAAATTGCGGCTGAAGCTACTTTAACAAAAAGGACGTGATCGAAGCCGCGGGCATTTAGGCTATTTTTCAATGCTAGGACGCCCTGGATTTCATAGGCTTTGATCATAGCATTGAGGACATCCTTGATTGTGACATGTCTGTGGTTGGCAACGTATTGCCCTACAGCAAGGATAGCAGCGATATTGTCAGATGGATGTCCCCATTCCGCTGCCAGCCAGGTGTCGTTGTAGTCCAGCCAACGATTCATCACGCCCATATTGTATGCAGCTTGAATAGGATCGAGGATGAATTTTGTTCCCGGCACATGGATGCCATTAGTGAGTATTACCTCTGGAACGATAGGCCCTAAGTGCTTTCGGCAATGAGGGTCTTGCAGGGCTAGAAAGCCGCAAGCTAAGGTATCTTGAAGGCAAAGTTTTGCCGTAGAATAAGCATCGGAGCTAAACGTTTGCTCTTTGGCGACATAGGCAGCCATTTCGCTTAGGACTGTATCATAAGGATGCTTCAAGAGCGGCTCTCCATGGGTATATAAAAGCGATGTTTAGGCCCTATGTAGTTGCTTAGCGGACGTATCAATTTGTTATGGTTATGCTGCTCTAAGAAGTGTGCAGACCACCCGGCAGTGCGCGACATCACAAAAAGTGGAGTAAAAAGAACTGTCGGGATATTTAAGCAGTGGAAAACTACAGCGCTATAGAAATCTAAGTTAGGAAAAAGTTTCTTTTCGCGCAGCATGACGGTTTCAATCCTTTCGGCAGCTTCAAAGAGATTCATTTTATTGGTAGTTTCCGCAAGTTTCTTTGCCCATTTTTTGATAATGGCGGATCGTGGATCCCCTTTTTTATACACACGATGGCCGAAGCCCATGATCAGCTTTTTCTCTGCAAGCATCTCAAGGATTTTCTTCTCCGCCTTATCAGGTGTGCCGCTGCTTTGGATAAGTTCCATCGCCCATTCGTTAGCTCCCCCATGCAAAGGACCTCTTAAGGCGCCGATACCGCCAACGATTGCGGAAAAATAATCCGATAACGTACTGGCTATTGTTCTGACGGTGAAAGTAGAGGCATTGAATTCGTGTTCTGCGTAAAGGATAAGGGCAACATCTAAAGCGCGTCGCATTTGTTCATTGGGAGGGGTACCGTGCAGGAGGCTAAGAAACTGTTCAGCAATCGAATTAGAAGGTATGTTTGTTTGTAATTTTCTTTTATTTTTGTGAAAGTTCCACCAATAGGTCAGTAAGGTAGGCAGGGCGGAAAGCAGTCTTTCAGAGGAAGCTACCGGATCTGTTAATATTGTGTCTTGCTCTTCATTCCCTAAAAAAGAAACAGCGGTACGCAGCATATCCATGGGGTGGGCATATTTGGAAACCATTTCTAAAAGGTGCTTTTCCGGCCCGTTAATATCTTTTAGGGTAGCCAAACGCTTGCGATAGTTCTGAAGTTCAGCCTTTTGTGGTAGTTCTCCGTGCAGAAGCAGCCAAGAGACTTCTTCAAAAGTACTGTTTGCCGCCAGGTCCTCTATCGAATATCCTCGATAGAGCAGGGATTCATCTTCTGCCCCGCATAAACAAATGGAAGAATCACCGGCAATAACACCTGCAAGACCTTGAGGGTTTTCGGCAGTTTTAAATAAACTCATGGAGAACTCCTGTATTTTTCTAACCACGCATCCATCTGTTTTTCATATTTTTCGTAATTTAGTACAGAATAAAGTTCTGCGCGATTTTGCATTTGGGGTAAAAGTTCCTTTGTTGAACCTTGATTTTTCAACAATTCGTAAGCATTTTGCGCTGCGAAGCTCATAGCACGGAATATGGAAAGAGGAAATAACGCGATATCTGCTCCATGCGCTGAAACTTCTTGAGCTGTCCAGGAGGGAGTCTTCCCAAATTCGGTCAAGTTAGCAATGAGGGGCACGGGGCAATGGTCTTTCACTTGGCGATATTGTCCTATTTCTGTCACTGCCTCGAGGAAAATAGCATCCGCTCCAGCTTCAATATATTGTTTGACTCGAGAAATAACATCATTAAGTCCTTCAACAGCAAGAGCATCAGTGCGTGCAATCAATAAAAAAGAATCATCCTCTTTCGCATTGGCGGCGGCACTTATACGTTCAATCATCTCCTTGGGTGGAATGACTACTTTACCTTGACGATGGCCGCATCTTTTTTCGAAGGGTTGGTCTTCAATGTGAATCCCTGCTGCCCCAGCTTTGGAAAGAATTTTCACTGTACGGGCAGCATTCAAAGGACTCCCCCATCCCGTATCGGCATCGACAATAAGGGGTGTAGAGGTAACATAAGTTATCCGCCGCACTTCTTCGGCTACATCATCCAGCGATGTTAATCCCAGATCCGGAAGGCCGAAACAGGCGTTAGCTACCCCGGCACCTGAAAGATATAAAGCAGGTATCCCTGCTTTATCGGCCAATAGTGCACAATAGGCATTAACCACCCCTGCAAGGATTAAGGGCTTATGGACTGTAATTGCTTTACGCAAACGTATACCCGGGCGATCTAACATAATGACTGGGCCACACTTTTTATTTCCTTTATGATATATACATAAATTAATTTAAAACTTAGGAAATATGCATGTCCCTTGACCAAAACTTTAGAGATTGCGCAGTACTAGGAGCAGCAGGAAAGATGGGAAGGGGGATAACTCTTCTTGTTTTACAGGAGATGGCCCGTCTTGAGGCGTTAAGCCAAGGAAAAATGCGTTCCGGCCTATTTAGACTTGTACTTGTGGATCAGGATAGCAGCGCTTTTCCTTCCTTGATAGAATATCTGCGGGAGCAGCTCAGCAAATATGCCGAAAAGCTCATTATTCCTCTACGTACAGCTTTCAATCAAAATGCAGCTTTAGTCAGCAATGCCGACATGGTCAACGAATTTGTTAACGGCGCTCTGGACAATGTAAGTACCGGAACGCGTTTAGAAGAGGCGATACATGCCAAATTAGTCTTTGAGGCCCTTCCTGAAGAAATTGTCCTTAAAGTGCAAACGCTGCAAAAGCTTGCCCAGCTCGCTCCTGAACTTCAATATTATTTCTCCAATACCTCCTCTATCCCGATCAACATCTTAGAACAGCAGGCAAACCTCCAAAATCGTATTGTAGGGCTGCATTTCTACAATCCTCCCCCAGTGCAAAAACTTATGGAGATAAGTTTTCCAGATAAAGTCACTGAAGATACAAAACAATTTGCCCTAGAGATTGCCAAAAGATTTAACAAGACGATTGTCATCACGAAAGACTTTCCCGGTTTCATCGGCAATAACTATTTCATGCGCGAGCTTGCCTTTGCTAACTCCATTACGGAGAAACTAGCCGGTCTACTCCCCGCCCCTGCCGCCATCTTTGCAGTGGATATGATCTCCAAAGATTACCTTCTCCACCCGATGGGGATATTCCAGCTCGCAGACTATGTGGGTATCGGCATTTGTTATCATATTGCACAAACCATATCCAGTTTGGTGGGAACAACAGACGTCATATCCCCTCTCATCAGTACCCTCTTTGAAAAGAACATCCTTGGCGGCGTCACTCCCGAAGGCTACCAAAAAGATGGTATCTTCAAATATAACAATAAGGGTTTAATCAGCGCAGTTTACGATACAACCACTTCTTCTTATATCAATATCCAAGATCCTATGATCCTGCGGGCAGTGCAACTTCTTGGCAGTCTACCAGAGGGGCATCAGCCCTGGAAAGTACTCATCAAAAAGAATAGTCCTCAAGAATTCTTAAGATCATATTTCGAGAAAATAGTTGCCAGCGAAGCCGTAGGCAGTAAGCTTGCTTTAGAATATCTAAAAGCCTGCAGGCTTAACGCTGAACTACTTGTGAATAGTGAAATAGCAAGCTCTCCTGAAGATATCAACACAGTCGTCAAACTAGGCTTTCATCAAGTCTACGGACCGATGGAGAGCTTTTTAGATTCTTTACTGGTCACTAAGGTGGAAACATGAGACCTCTACGCAAACGTGTCTTTGCCGCTGCCGGTTATACGACCATTTTTATGGGTTCCGGCAGGCCGGAATTCAAACCCGGTACAACAGTTCCAATGGAAGTCTATCTACTTGAAGCTGCCCAGGGAAGCTTATCACAACTTCAATCCGGCACTGAAATCGATGAAGGCGTCATAGGCAGCTTCATGTCGGGCCGCTTTCTCAACCAAGCTAACTTGCCGGGTTTTTTACCCTTCGTTGTTCCATCCCTGCTCAATAAACCTTGCGTCGGTGTAGAAGGCGCATGCGGAACAGGAGGAAAAGCTATTCTGACCGGAGTTAAAACTATCCTGGCCGAAACATCCGACCTGACGTTTGTCACTGCATTCGAAATTCAAAATACGATGAAAGCCCTCTATGGAGCGGATGTTCTTGCGGGAGCAGGACATTACAGCCGCCAGCGGAAAAACGGCCACGCCTATTTTTTTCCTGGACTATTCTCCGACCGTGCAGGTGCTTATCTAGAAAAATATGACGCTGAAAAAGCGCGCAATGCGATGGCCAAATGGTACGAACTCAGTATCCTTAATGCCCGTCGCAGTCCTAAAGCTCAAGAATACCACAATGCTTCCCAAGATCTCTTTTCCTTAGGAATGACTCCTCCGGACCCCTCACGTTTTGTACCGCATCTAAACTTTTATGACTGTTCCAAAGTATCGGACGGTGCGGCCTCCCTTATTATTTCCTCTGAAGAAGGCCTTACAAAAGCAGGGCTGTCTATTAAGGACGCTGTCGAAATCATAGGCTTTGGTGAAGCGGAAGGCGACATCACGCAAGACCCCGAAGACCTTACCACCCTAGCCACCACTGCAGCAGCATGTAAAGCCGCTCTCAAACAAGCTAACCTCAGCATTTCAGATATCAGCCTGCTTGAACTCCATGACTGCTTCTCCATCACTGCACTTCTTGCTCTCGAAGCGATTGGATTGGCTAAACCCGGCGAAGCCCCCGACCTGATACTATCCAATGCGACTTCAGCTCAAGGTATTATCCCGACTAACCTATCCGGCGGCCTCATAGGCTTCGGTCATCCCACCGGCGCAACAGGTGTGCGGCAACTCGTCGATCTCCTCCATCAATTCACAGTACGTTCACCCAATCAAGTAAAGCCCAAATCTCCTTACGGAATGCTTATCAGCATGGGCGGCAACGACAAAACCGTCAGCTGCATCATTGTCAAGCACAACGGTTAAAAACAATTGCTTCCATACTAGGACAAGGTTTAAAACAGCTCCTAACGGAGGGCTACATCAAGAGCTTCCATAGCGGGAAGTTCTTGGCCGTTGGAAGCACCGAGATCATTGAGTTTACGTGCTGAGACCATAACGCGGCTTTCGTAGGAACCGATGGCGAGGTTGTAGGACTTGACGGATTGATCGATCCCTTTCTTAATTCCTGCTAGGTGATCTGTGAAGGTGCAAAGTCTTTCATAGAGTTGTTTGCCCGCTGTGAAAATTTGTTGGGCGTTCTCTGCCAGCCTCTCTTGGCGCCAACCGTAGGACACAGCGCGGAGAAGGGCA
This sequence is a window from Parachlamydiales bacterium. Protein-coding genes within it:
- a CDS encoding bifunctional 2-methylcitrate dehydratase/aconitate hydratase gives rise to the protein MKHPYDTVLSEMAAYVAKEQTFSSDAYSTAKLCLQDTLACGFLALQDPHCRKHLGPIVPEVILTNGIHVPGTKFILDPIQAAYNMGVMNRWLDYNDTWLAAEWGHPSDNIAAILAVGQYVANHRHVTIKDVLNAMIKAYEIQGVLALKNSLNARGFDHVLFVKVASAAISAYLLGQDEAGIAATLSHAFIDTGPLRAYRHAPNTGPRKSWAAGDASSRGAFLAFVTSKGEPGYPSALTTPRWGFNDVILGGHPLVLDRPLDSYVMENILFKVRFPAEFHAQTAVEAALHLHPLVKDNIEAISRISIQTHQSALRIISKTGPLHNFADRDHCLQYMTAVPLLFGELKAEHYSDAFAAAHPEIDRLREKFVVEENAQYTQDYYDPDKRSIANAVTIHLDNGEVLGPIAVEYPLGHRRRRSEAAPFLRQKLAEGLKAINAQDLLTQFPLKDDMLLKDFIKLLIR
- a CDS encoding citrate/2-methylcitrate synthase, which encodes MSLFKTAENPQGLAGVIAGDSSICLCGAEDESLLYRGYSIEDLAANSTFEEVSWLLLHGELPQKAELQNYRKRLATLKDINGPEKHLLEMVSKYAHPMDMLRTAVSFLGNEEQDTILTDPVASSERLLSALPTLLTYWWNFHKNKRKLQTNIPSNSIAEQFLSLLHGTPPNEQMRRALDVALILYAEHEFNASTFTVRTIASTLSDYFSAIVGGIGALRGPLHGGANEWAMELIQSSGTPDKAEKKILEMLAEKKLIMGFGHRVYKKGDPRSAIIKKWAKKLAETTNKMNLFEAAERIETVMLREKKLFPNLDFYSAVVFHCLNIPTVLFTPLFVMSRTAGWSAHFLEQHNHNKLIRPLSNYIGPKHRFYIPMESRS
- the prpB gene encoding methylisocitrate lyase, producing the protein MLDRPGIRLRKAITVHKPLILAGVVNAYCALLADKAGIPALYLSGAGVANACFGLPDLGLTSLDDVAEEVRRITYVTSTPLIVDADTGWGSPLNAARTVKILSKAGAAGIHIEDQPFEKRCGHRQGKVVIPPKEMIERISAAANAKEDDSFLLIARTDALAVEGLNDVISRVKQYIEAGADAIFLEAVTEIGQYRQVKDHCPVPLIANLTEFGKTPSWTAQEVSAHGADIALFPLSIFRAMSFAAQNAYELLKNQGSTKELLPQMQNRAELYSVLNYEKYEKQMDAWLEKYRSSP
- a CDS encoding 3-hydroxyacyl-CoA dehydrogenase family protein translates to MSLDQNFRDCAVLGAAGKMGRGITLLVLQEMARLEALSQGKMRSGLFRLVLVDQDSSAFPSLIEYLREQLSKYAEKLIIPLRTAFNQNAALVSNADMVNEFVNGALDNVSTGTRLEEAIHAKLVFEALPEEIVLKVQTLQKLAQLAPELQYYFSNTSSIPINILEQQANLQNRIVGLHFYNPPPVQKLMEISFPDKVTEDTKQFALEIAKRFNKTIVITKDFPGFIGNNYFMRELAFANSITEKLAGLLPAPAAIFAVDMISKDYLLHPMGIFQLADYVGIGICYHIAQTISSLVGTTDVISPLISTLFEKNILGGVTPEGYQKDGIFKYNNKGLISAVYDTTTSSYINIQDPMILRAVQLLGSLPEGHQPWKVLIKKNSPQEFLRSYFEKIVASEAVGSKLALEYLKACRLNAELLVNSEIASSPEDINTVVKLGFHQVYGPMESFLDSLLVTKVET
- a CDS encoding 3-ketoacyl-CoA thiolase gives rise to the protein MRPLRKRVFAAAGYTTIFMGSGRPEFKPGTTVPMEVYLLEAAQGSLSQLQSGTEIDEGVIGSFMSGRFLNQANLPGFLPFVVPSLLNKPCVGVEGACGTGGKAILTGVKTILAETSDLTFVTAFEIQNTMKALYGADVLAGAGHYSRQRKNGHAYFFPGLFSDRAGAYLEKYDAEKARNAMAKWYELSILNARRSPKAQEYHNASQDLFSLGMTPPDPSRFVPHLNFYDCSKVSDGAASLIISSEEGLTKAGLSIKDAVEIIGFGEAEGDITQDPEDLTTLATTAAACKAALKQANLSISDISLLELHDCFSITALLALEAIGLAKPGEAPDLILSNATSAQGIIPTNLSGGLIGFGHPTGATGVRQLVDLLHQFTVRSPNQVKPKSPYGMLISMGGNDKTVSCIIVKHNG